In Candidatus Accumulibacter cognatus, the genomic window ACGGGCAACAGGCAACGCACTAATTTGGTGCAAAGCGTCAGAGAGCTGCGCTATCGCTGTGCAGGATCACCCACCAAGCCGCAAAAGAAGAAAACATCATTCTGATTTATAGATATAAAAGATAATGGCACGGAATCTGCTTTGAGTTGGCCAGTATTTCCTTGAACCATCCATATTTAAACTGGGGAGGCTTCTTCAGCGCCCTGATAAGGAGAGCAACATGAAACTGGTAACCGCCATCATCAAGCCCTTCAAGCTTGACGAAGTACGAGAAGCGCTGTCGGCGATCGGCGTACAGGGAATCACCGTCACCGAAGTCAAAGGCTTCGGGCGCCAGAAGGGCCATACCGAACTGTACCGCGGCGCTGAATATGTCGTCGACTTCCTGCCCAAGGTCAAAGTCGAAGCTGCGATCAGCGACAGCCTTCTCGACCAGGTGATAGAAGCCATCGAAAAATCTGCCAGCACAGGCAAGATCGGCGACGGCAAGATCTTCATTTCGA contains:
- the glnK gene encoding P-II family nitrogen regulator, with the protein product MKLVTAIIKPFKLDEVREALSAIGVQGITVTEVKGFGRQKGHTELYRGAEYVVDFLPKVKVEAAISDSLLDQVIEAIEKSASTGKIGDGKIFISTIEQVIRIRTGETGEEAL